The following are encoded in a window of Palaemon carinicauda isolate YSFRI2023 chromosome 31, ASM3689809v2, whole genome shotgun sequence genomic DNA:
- the LOC137624857 gene encoding neuropeptide-like protein 31, with translation MKFVHLCLVVMVGLAFVGLSMAMPDPYALADPEADPHRGYGGFGGGGFGGGGFGGGFGGGGFGGGFHRPGGFGGGFHRPGGFGGGFHRPYGHFG, from the coding sequence GTTCATCTCTGTCTCGTCGTGATGGTCGGCTTGGCCTTCGTAGGCCTATCGATGGCCATGCCCGATCCCTATGCTCTGGCGGACCCAGAGGCTGATCCTCATCGTGGTTATGGTGGCTTTGGTGGGGGTGGATTTGGTGGGGGTGGATTTGGTGGAGGATTTGGTGGGGGTGGCTTCGGAGGTGGATTCCATAGGCCTGGTGGCTTCGGAGGAGGATTCCATAGGCCTGGTGGCTTTGGAGGAGGATTCCATAGGCCATATGGACACTTTGGTTAG
- the LOC137624859 gene encoding H/ACA ribonucleoprotein complex subunit 1-like, protein MKFVHLCLVVMVGLAFVGLSMAMPDPYALADPEADPHRGYGGFGGFGGGGFGGGFRPGGFGGGFRPGGFGGGFRPGGFGGGFHRPYGHFG, encoded by the exons ATGAAATTT GTTCATCTCTGTCTCGTCGTGATGGTCGGCTTGGCCTTCGTAGGCCTATCGATGGCCATGCCCGATCCCTATGCTCTGGCGGACCCAGAGGCTGATCCTCATCGTGGTTATGGTGGCTTTGGTGGCTTTGGTGGTGGTGGCTTCGGAGGTGGATTCAGGCCTGGTGGCTTCGGAGGGGGATTTAGGCCTGGCGGCTTCGGAGGTGGATTTAGGCCCGGTGGCTTTGGAGGAGGATTCCATAGGCCATATGGACACTTTGGTTAG